In Nerophis ophidion isolate RoL-2023_Sa linkage group LG03, RoL_Noph_v1.0, whole genome shotgun sequence, the following are encoded in one genomic region:
- the tpp1 gene encoding tripeptidyl-peptidase 1 — protein sequence MDKLLTVVIPLIVSPLVWSGYLEYNQDVLIPDDWTCVGRLKPSEAVELTLALKQQHVEVLEETLKLVSDPDSPQYGKYLQLEEVASLVRPSDVSQKVVHHWLQSHGITRCLTVHTEDFLQCTMTAEVAEKLLPGSRFQRYVRDNHFIVRSSAPYSVHDDVGQHLDFVGGLHRFPPKEHKLSEVTTSGKKLQSDTKFHLGVTPAVLRARYNMSATDVGAANNNSQAVAQFLEQYYSPGDLAEFMSIYGRSFQHLSKVDRVVGTQGAGKAGIEASLDVEYIMSTGANISTWVFTNPGRHESQEPFLQWMVLISNMSDLPWVHTISYGDEEDSLSTAYMQRINTEFMKAGVRGISLLFASGDSGAGCRHMAKEQNSFRPSFPASSPYVTTVGGTSFKNPFKLTYEVTDYISGGGFSNVFKMPDYQASAVAGYLKSVEATLPPKSYFNVSGRAYPDMAALSDNYWVVINRIPMPWVSGTSASTPVVGGMFSLINDKRLLKGLPVLGFLNPRLYKLKGQPLFDVTEGCHLSCLDEQVQGQGFCAAPSWDPVTGWGTPNYPSLLAALLL from the exons GATACCCGACGACTGGACTTGTGTTGGTCGACTTAAGCCATCGGAGGCAGTGGAGCTGACTTTGGCCCTCAAGCAGCAGCATGTTGAAGTGCTGGAGGAAACACTCAAACTCGTGTCTGACCCTGACTCGCCTCAGTATG GTAAATACCTCCAACTAGAGGAGGTGGCCTCCCTTGTGCGCCCATCTGATGTCTCCCAGAAGGTAGTGCATCACTGGCTGCAGAGTCATGGCATCACACGCTGTTTGACTGTTCACACTGAGGACTTCTTGCAGTGCACTATGACTGCAGA GGTTGCAGAGAAACTACTCCCAGGCAGCAGGTTCCAGCGCTACGTGAGAGACAATCACTTCATTGTCAGGTCCTCTGCCCCGTATTCAGTTCATGATGATGTCGGTCAACACCTTGACTTTG TGGGAGGGCTTCATCGCTTTCCTCCGAAAGAACACAAGCTCAGCGAGGTCACAACCAGCGGGAAAAAACTGCAGTCAGACACCAAGTTTCACCTGGGAGTAACTCCTGCTGTCTTACGGGCCCGTTACAATATGAGTGCAACTGATGTGGGAGCAGCAAACAACAACAGCCAGGCGGTTGCTCAG TTCTTGGAGCAGTACTACAGCCCTGGAGACCTGGCGGAGTTCATGAGCATTTATGGAAGAAGCTTCCAGCACCTGTCCAAAGTGGACCGTGTCGTGGGTACACAGGGTGCAGGAAAGGCTGGTATAGAGGCCAGTCTGGATGTAGAGTACATCATGAGCACGGGTGCCAACATCTCCACATGGGTCTTCACTAATCCGG GTCGTCATGAGTCCCAGGAGCCGTTCCTTCAGTGGATGGTTCTGATCAGCAACATGTCTGACCTACCTTGGGTCCACACCATCAGTTATGGAGACGAAGAGGACAGTCTCTCCACCGCCTACATGCAGCGTATCAACACAGAGTTCATGAAAGCCGGCGTCAGGGGAATCTCCTTACTTTTTGCATCTG GTGACAGTGGTGCTGGCTGCCGGCACATGGCTAAAGAGCAGAACTCCTTCCGACCCAGTTTTCCTGCCTCAAG CCCCTATGTGACCACAGTTGGAGGAACCTCGTTTAAGAATCCATTTAAACTAACTTATGAAGTCACTGACTACATCAGCGGAGGAGGATTTAGTAATGTGTTCAAGATGCCTGATTACCAG GCCAGTGCTGTGGCAGGATACCTGAAGAGTGTAGAGGCAACACTTCCTCCCAAGTCATACTTCAACGTCAGCGGGAGGGCATATCCAGACATGGCCGCCCTGTCTGATAATTATTGGGTGGTCATCAACAGAATACCCATGCCATGGGTGTCAGGGACCTCG GCTTCAACCCCAGTAGTGGGTGGCATGTTTTCTCTCATCAACGACAAGCGGTTGCTGAAGGGCCTTCCCGTCTTAGGCTTCCTCAACCCTCGTCTCTACAAGCTCAAGGGACAACCTCTGTTTGAC GTGACCGAAGGTTGTCACCTGAGCTGCTTGGACGAGCAAGTTCAGGGTCAAGGTTTCTGTGCTGCACCGTCGTGGGACCCGGTCACAGGCTGGGGAACACCAAACTACCCTTCCCTGCTGGCCGCACTCCTgctatga
- the yy1a gene encoding transcriptional repressor protein YY1a, protein MASGGTLYIESDGSELPAEIVELHEIEVETIETTVVGEDGEQQPMIALQPLDTDDPHSIHSHQEVILVQTREEVVGEDDSELHTDDGYDDQILIPVPGVEEDYIGQQTLVTVAGRSSSTGRMKRAGSAKKAGKKSYFSGGELGRKWEQKQVQIKTLEGEFSVTMWASDDKKDIDHEEQITGENSPPDYSEYMTGKKLPPGGIPGIDLSDPKQLAEFARMKPKKVKEDDAPRTIACPHKGCTKMFRDNSAMRKHLHTHGPRVHVCAECGKAFVESSKLKRHQLVHTGEKPFQCTFEGCGKRFSLDFNLRTHVRIHTGDRPYVCPFDGCNKKFAQSTNLKSHILTHAKAKNNQ, encoded by the exons ATGGCATCGGGGGGTACCCTGTACATAGAGTCGGACGGCTCGGAATTGCCCGCTGAAATAGTGGAACTGCACGAAATCGAAGTAGAGACCATCGAAACAACTGTTGTCGGCGAAGACGGGGAGCAGCAGCCTATGATCGCCTTGCAGCCACTTGACACGGACGACCCGCACTCCATTCACTCACACCAGGAGGTGATCCTGGTGCAAACCCGAGAGGAGGTGGTGGGCGAGGACGACTCGGAGCTGCACACGGATGACGGCTACGACGACCAAATCCTCATCCCGGTGCCCGGCGTGGAGGAGGACTACATCGGACAACAGACTCTGGTAACAGTCGCGGGCAGAAGCTCGTCAACGGGCCGGATGAAGAGGGCTGGAAGTGCGAAGAAAGCCGGCAAAAAGAGCTACTTCAGCGGGGGAGAACTCGGTCGAAAATGGGAACAGAAACAAGTCCAGATAAAGACTTTGGAAGGGGAGTTCTCGGTCACTATGTGGGCATCGG ATGACAAGAAAGACATTGACCACGAAGAGCAAATCACGGGTGAAAACTCGCCTCCAGATTATTCAGAGTACATGACGGGCAAGAAGCTGCCGCCAGGGGGCATCCCAGGCATTGACCTGTCAGACCCCAAACAGCTGGCAGAATTTGCAAG AATGAAGCCAAAGAAAGTGAAAGAAGACGACGCACCCCGGACGATAGCCTGTCCACACAAA GGCTGCACCAAGATGTTCAGGGACAACTCTGCGATGCGAAAGCATCTACACACCCACGGGCCTCGTGTGCATGTGTGCGCTGAGTGTGGAAAAGCCTTTGTGGAGAGTTCCAAACTGAAAAGGCATCAACTCGTACATACAGGAGAGAAACCTTTCCAG TGCACGTTCGAGGGCTGCGGCAAGAGATTCTCCCTGGACTTTAACTTGCGCACACATGTGCGTATTCACACAGGGGACCGCCCGTACGTGTGCCCCTTTGACGGTTGCAACAAGAAATTTGCTCAGTCCACCAACCTGAAGTCTCACATTCTCACACACGCCAAAGCGAAGAACAACCAGTGA